One genomic region from Sorangium aterium encodes:
- a CDS encoding glycosyltransferase family 4 protein translates to MTGKKRILFVGSFNPPSDGRIGGQYFACRSLIESDLKDDFDFLLVDSTLDSIQVSSVFSRLPKIGSRVLRCVRELLLSEVDAVLLFSSSGLSFVEKGSIGLLGKMLGKKVVIFPRSGPIIDDVARSRLYRSYLGAVVSACDALICQSDYWRSFFLGMVPEGNGDKLVVIENWLPDSCFGEGGQKAYPGVMDRPLRLLYFNRIEKRKGIYDFLEAMLLLQRAGAWVEAKIYGDGSERENVKRFIAENQLRNTEYAGWLVSDKKDVISSFDLCLFTSHSEGFPNALLEVMALGVPVVSSRVGAVNDLIVSGKNGLLVDVGSPGQIAQAVQTLLREPALLQEFSRRSVERVRQANRLDDAITKFRSLLSTL, encoded by the coding sequence ATGACAGGCAAGAAACGAATTCTGTTCGTCGGCTCGTTCAATCCCCCTTCTGACGGCAGGATAGGTGGGCAGTACTTCGCTTGTCGCTCTCTGATCGAGAGCGATCTGAAGGATGACTTCGACTTCCTGCTGGTCGACTCCACCCTCGACAGCATCCAGGTCTCGTCGGTGTTCTCGAGGCTCCCCAAGATCGGATCGAGGGTGCTCCGGTGCGTCCGGGAGCTGCTGCTCTCCGAGGTGGACGCGGTCCTTTTGTTCTCGAGCTCGGGGTTGAGCTTCGTCGAGAAGGGATCCATCGGGCTTCTGGGCAAGATGCTCGGCAAGAAGGTCGTCATCTTCCCTCGATCGGGGCCCATCATCGACGACGTCGCCAGGAGCAGGCTGTACAGGTCGTACCTGGGCGCCGTCGTGAGCGCCTGCGATGCGCTGATATGCCAGAGCGACTACTGGCGCAGCTTCTTCCTGGGCATGGTGCCCGAAGGGAACGGGGACAAGCTCGTCGTCATAGAGAACTGGCTGCCTGACTCCTGCTTTGGCGAGGGGGGGCAGAAGGCTTATCCCGGGGTCATGGACAGGCCGCTTCGGCTGCTCTACTTCAACCGGATCGAGAAGCGCAAGGGGATCTACGACTTCCTCGAGGCCATGCTCCTCTTGCAGCGCGCGGGCGCCTGGGTCGAGGCCAAGATTTACGGGGACGGGAGCGAGCGCGAGAACGTGAAGCGGTTCATCGCCGAGAATCAGCTCAGGAACACCGAGTACGCGGGCTGGCTCGTCAGCGACAAGAAGGACGTGATCTCGTCGTTCGATCTGTGCCTGTTCACGTCGCACAGCGAGGGGTTCCCGAACGCGTTGCTGGAGGTGATGGCCCTCGGCGTCCCCGTCGTGTCCAGCAGGGTGGGTGCCGTGAATGACCTCATCGTTTCGGGGAAGAACGGCCTCCTGGTCGACGTCGGGAGCCCGGGCCAGATCGCGCAGGCGGTCCAGACCTTGCTCCGGGAGCCGGCGCTGCTGCAGGAGTTCTCGCGGCGCTCGGTCGAGCGGGTGCGGCAGGCCAACCGGCTCGATGATGCCATCACCAAGTTCAGGTCGCTCCTGTCAACGCTATGA
- a CDS encoding serine O-acetyltransferase, protein MKNPSVLLYRMGNFFYRNKLRSIATAITWLNRLLFSVFIPSSATIGANFRLGYWGLGVVIHARASIGDNCLVSQNVTIGRNFGSQGVPRLGNDVYVGAGSAIFGDISIGDNVIIGANSVVNKDVPSNSVVAGNPFRIIASDRKLKYYELDDPNA, encoded by the coding sequence ATGAAGAACCCTTCTGTGCTGCTCTACCGGATGGGGAACTTCTTCTACCGGAACAAGCTGCGCTCCATCGCCACGGCCATCACCTGGCTGAACAGGCTCTTGTTCTCGGTGTTCATCCCGTCCTCGGCCACGATCGGCGCGAATTTCAGGCTTGGTTACTGGGGGCTGGGGGTGGTGATCCATGCGAGGGCGTCCATCGGCGACAACTGCCTCGTCAGCCAGAACGTCACGATAGGGAGGAACTTCGGCAGCCAGGGGGTCCCGCGGCTGGGCAACGACGTCTATGTCGGGGCGGGGAGCGCCATCTTTGGCGATATCTCCATCGGAGACAACGTGATCATCGGCGCCAACAGCGTCGTGAACAAGGACGTGCCGTCCAACTCCGTCGTCGCGGGGAATCCGTTCAGGATCATCGCGTCCGACAGGAAGCTCAAGTACTACGAGCTGGATGACCCGAACGCCTGA
- a CDS encoding glycosyltransferase family 4 protein: protein MVSTLTAVILALVLSWAATPLVRRLAVTVGAVDEPTARRVHTRCIPRLGGLAIVAGFVLPLFILAALGTQIGLRWFSQHSLVVGLLAGGLGIAAVGAWDDTKGMRARHKLAAQVLVASIAWAFGLRLECVTLPYFGHVSFWPLSFLVTIPWFVAIINAVNLIDGLDGLAAGVGFFACVANFITAYLGGYPGNMVICLLAATLAGAIVGFLFHNFHPATIFMGDTGSMFLGFMLAAIPLFGVGTHKGGTALAVMVPLLALGLPIFDMISAMVRRYVARRPIFSADRSHIHHKLLDKGHSHRSAVLILYGLSLLFTVVALVAYVGRSLEIGFALVACSVVLFIVVRTAGSLPLFGAQPQDARRAREATVEALRRAVPWALMEIEAASGVEKLRPVLERFAEEAKLVALEVSSAGANGSARVKPWNWAQDTATPQQLREAVVAVFPIQLEGETVELRFRWDSEECAVSPQADMLLQLVVDSAERLLLRRPPPPRARDSRPQGRFSVV from the coding sequence ATGGTAAGTACGCTCACGGCGGTCATTCTGGCGCTGGTGTTGTCGTGGGCAGCGACGCCGCTCGTGCGCCGTTTGGCGGTGACTGTGGGGGCGGTGGACGAACCGACCGCGCGGCGCGTACACACGCGGTGTATCCCACGCCTGGGCGGGCTCGCGATCGTGGCGGGCTTCGTGCTGCCGCTGTTCATCCTGGCCGCGCTGGGGACGCAGATCGGGCTGAGGTGGTTCTCGCAGCACTCGCTGGTGGTGGGGCTGCTGGCTGGAGGGCTGGGGATCGCCGCGGTCGGCGCCTGGGACGACACGAAGGGAATGCGTGCGCGGCACAAGCTGGCCGCGCAGGTCCTCGTCGCATCGATCGCCTGGGCCTTCGGGCTCCGCCTCGAGTGCGTGACGCTGCCGTACTTCGGACACGTATCGTTCTGGCCGCTCTCGTTCCTGGTGACGATTCCGTGGTTCGTCGCGATCATCAACGCGGTCAACCTGATCGACGGGCTCGACGGGCTCGCGGCGGGTGTCGGCTTCTTCGCCTGCGTCGCGAACTTCATCACCGCGTACCTCGGCGGCTACCCCGGCAATATGGTGATCTGCCTGCTCGCGGCGACGCTCGCGGGCGCGATCGTGGGGTTCCTGTTTCACAACTTTCACCCCGCGACGATCTTCATGGGCGACACCGGGAGCATGTTCCTCGGGTTCATGCTGGCCGCGATCCCTCTCTTCGGGGTGGGCACGCACAAGGGCGGCACCGCGCTCGCCGTCATGGTGCCGCTTCTCGCGCTGGGCCTGCCGATCTTCGACATGATCTCGGCGATGGTGCGGCGCTATGTCGCTCGCCGGCCGATCTTCTCCGCCGATCGTTCGCATATTCACCACAAGCTGCTCGACAAGGGCCACTCGCATCGCAGCGCGGTGCTGATCCTGTATGGGCTCAGCCTGCTGTTCACCGTGGTCGCGCTGGTCGCGTATGTCGGTCGCTCGCTCGAGATCGGGTTCGCCCTCGTCGCCTGCAGCGTGGTGCTCTTCATCGTGGTGCGCACGGCAGGCTCGCTCCCGCTCTTCGGGGCGCAGCCGCAGGACGCCCGGCGCGCGCGCGAGGCCACCGTGGAGGCGCTGCGCCGCGCTGTGCCGTGGGCGCTCATGGAGATCGAGGCCGCGAGCGGCGTGGAAAAGCTGCGTCCGGTGCTCGAGCGCTTTGCCGAGGAGGCGAAGCTCGTCGCGCTCGAGGTGAGCTCCGCAGGCGCGAACGGCAGCGCGCGCGTGAAGCCCTGGAACTGGGCGCAGGATACGGCGACGCCGCAGCAGCTCCGGGAGGCGGTGGTCGCGGTGTTCCCGATCCAGCTCGAGGGCGAGACCGTCGAGCTGCGGTTCCGCTGGGACAGCGAAGAGTGCGCGGTCAGTCCGCAGGCCGACATGCTGCTGCAGCTGGTCGTGGACTCCGCAGAGCGCCTGTTGCTGCGCCGGCCGCCGCCGCCGCGCGCGCGGGATTCGCGCCCGCAGGGGCGCTTCTCGGTGGTGTGA
- a CDS encoding class I SAM-dependent methyltransferase produces the protein MDIARSIVGLNSKTNELYYRVSDHAHYWKVYQGIVDEAVASATDIIHLGCGPLWFGKVATVPLDGKTIYAVDPDEEALARNPAEKHICAYGESIPLPDGCADVIAADHLLEHLERPEAVLREAHRLLRPGGRFVFTAPNLLSYSGLATHLTPHWFHTLYVGLLRGTSGSGNSKPYPTYFRMNTVWAVNRLAKAAGFRVDKLATGVDHPTYTVLIPGLHQAAVALHLVLDKVEALAPFRITLTGSLVRE, from the coding sequence GTGGACATTGCCCGCAGCATCGTTGGTCTCAACAGCAAGACGAACGAGCTCTATTATCGTGTCAGCGATCATGCGCATTACTGGAAGGTCTACCAGGGCATCGTGGACGAGGCGGTCGCGTCGGCGACGGACATCATCCACCTCGGCTGCGGGCCGCTGTGGTTCGGCAAGGTCGCGACGGTGCCGCTCGACGGCAAGACCATCTACGCGGTCGATCCGGACGAGGAGGCGCTCGCGCGCAACCCGGCGGAGAAGCATATCTGCGCCTACGGCGAGTCGATCCCGCTGCCGGACGGCTGCGCGGACGTGATCGCCGCAGACCACCTGCTCGAGCACCTCGAGAGGCCCGAGGCGGTGCTGCGAGAGGCGCACCGCCTGCTGCGGCCGGGAGGGCGGTTCGTCTTCACGGCGCCGAACCTCCTCTCCTATTCGGGGCTCGCGACGCACCTCACGCCGCACTGGTTTCATACGCTCTACGTCGGGCTGCTGCGTGGGACGAGCGGCAGCGGCAATTCCAAGCCGTACCCGACGTACTTCCGCATGAACACGGTCTGGGCCGTGAACCGCCTCGCGAAGGCCGCGGGCTTCCGCGTCGACAAGCTCGCTACCGGGGTCGATCACCCGACGTATACGGTGTTGATTCCCGGGCTCCACCAGGCTGCGGTGGCGCTGCACCTCGTGCTCGACAAGGTCGAGGCGCTCGCGCCCTTCCGCATCACGCTCACAGGCAGCCTCGTGCGCGAGTAG
- a CDS encoding alginate lyase family protein, with amino-acid sequence MNVPRIARTLVQLHPLQVLARPVALGHRALGGGPSAILAPRVRPGFAASRPRFAAFADAEKERGRARLAAIPEGSLLHAYERAYGYELGAEPTLPAPSAWDDPIASHPFPASVRARRLAVAARLGRPGLSAELARACRAVALGLELHLLANHLLENAIGLVCGGAVAQGPEAEAWWRLGSAILAWQLPEQFLADGGHFELSASYHLALTAGLLEAIELARAAGREVPESWRTTAERALGWAAAVRAPDGSYPLFNDASLDAAPELDQVLALGADLGLFMPDSASGGERGAPGTPPDDAPSFDHLADTGWVILQLGDRAWLALDAGMDGAPYQPGHVHADALTFELWLGGERAVVDYGVSSYKADGDRQTTRSTRAHNTVELGDVDSSEVWSAFRVGRRARAEVRKLERAPAHVAVEAEHDGYRALPGAPRHRRRLELSARELVVLDDILGGRTSACSRLRLDEAAVRRQSIEVEGIQLAPERSSGVWHPCFRKPQAATVFSGRGDVHGAWRGGFRLRF; translated from the coding sequence GAACGTCCCGCGGATCGCCCGCACCCTCGTCCAGCTCCATCCGCTGCAGGTGCTCGCCCGCCCTGTCGCCCTTGGCCATCGCGCGCTCGGCGGGGGGCCGAGCGCGATCCTGGCGCCGCGCGTCCGGCCGGGCTTTGCCGCGTCGCGCCCGCGGTTCGCGGCCTTCGCCGACGCGGAGAAGGAGCGCGGGCGCGCGCGGCTGGCTGCCATTCCCGAGGGGTCGCTGCTGCACGCCTACGAGCGCGCCTACGGCTATGAGCTCGGGGCCGAGCCGACCCTCCCTGCCCCGAGCGCGTGGGACGACCCGATCGCGTCGCACCCGTTTCCCGCGTCGGTGCGCGCCCGCCGGCTCGCGGTGGCGGCGCGCCTCGGCCGCCCCGGGCTCTCTGCAGAGCTGGCGCGCGCATGTCGGGCCGTCGCGCTCGGCCTCGAGCTGCACCTGCTTGCCAATCACCTCCTCGAAAACGCGATCGGGCTCGTCTGCGGCGGCGCGGTGGCCCAGGGGCCCGAGGCCGAGGCGTGGTGGCGGCTCGGCTCGGCGATCCTGGCCTGGCAGCTGCCGGAGCAGTTCCTCGCGGACGGCGGTCATTTCGAGCTCTCCGCGTCGTACCACCTCGCGCTGACGGCCGGGCTGCTCGAGGCCATCGAGCTTGCGCGAGCGGCCGGGCGCGAGGTGCCCGAGAGCTGGCGGACGACGGCGGAGAGGGCCCTCGGGTGGGCTGCAGCCGTGCGCGCGCCGGACGGCTCGTACCCCCTCTTCAACGATGCATCGCTCGACGCCGCGCCCGAGCTCGACCAGGTCCTCGCCCTTGGCGCGGACCTCGGCCTCTTCATGCCGGACAGTGCCTCCGGCGGCGAGCGGGGGGCCCCCGGCACGCCGCCGGACGACGCGCCGTCGTTCGACCACCTGGCAGACACCGGCTGGGTGATCCTGCAGCTCGGCGACCGGGCCTGGCTCGCGCTCGACGCGGGGATGGATGGTGCCCCCTATCAGCCCGGGCACGTGCACGCGGACGCCCTCACCTTCGAGCTATGGCTCGGCGGAGAGCGCGCTGTCGTCGACTACGGGGTCTCTAGCTACAAGGCCGACGGCGACCGTCAGACCACCCGCTCCACACGCGCCCACAACACCGTGGAGCTCGGCGACGTGGATTCGAGCGAGGTGTGGAGCGCCTTCCGCGTCGGCCGCCGGGCGCGCGCGGAGGTGCGCAAGCTCGAACGCGCCCCGGCGCACGTCGCCGTGGAGGCCGAGCACGACGGGTATCGAGCCCTCCCTGGAGCCCCACGACATCGCCGGAGGCTGGAGCTGTCCGCGCGGGAGCTCGTGGTCCTCGACGACATCCTCGGCGGCAGGACGAGCGCGTGCTCCCGGCTCAGGCTCGACGAGGCCGCCGTGCGGCGCCAGTCCATCGAGGTCGAGGGCATCCAGCTCGCGCCGGAGCGGAGCTCGGGCGTATGGCATCCCTGCTTCCGTAAACCCCAGGCAGCCACGGTGTTCTCCGGGCGCGGCGACGTGCACGGCGCCTGGCGTGGCGGCTTCCGCCTCCGCTTCTAG